A window from Ramlibacter pinisoli encodes these proteins:
- a CDS encoding ChrR family anti-sigma-E factor, with translation MILHHPEDEFLLSLAAGRLPAGQSVVVAAHVESCAACGARLRTLQAVGGALLERADPHPLSPGLLAATLRRIADAPPERPRPMPLPAGAPAGTSLPPGVAWPTSLRGCQVSPWRWVGPGRRFSRVRLPHEPGASLFLLSISPGRSLPRHRHQELELTQVLCGAFADGRAVFGPGDFDAAGSDVHHEPLVQPGSDCVCLTWVEGRLGFDGRIAAAVAHWVGI, from the coding sequence ATGATCCTGCATCACCCCGAGGACGAGTTCCTCCTCTCCCTTGCCGCGGGCCGCCTGCCGGCCGGCCAATCCGTGGTGGTCGCCGCGCACGTCGAAAGCTGCGCGGCGTGCGGCGCACGGCTGAGAACCTTGCAGGCGGTCGGCGGCGCGCTGCTCGAGCGCGCCGATCCCCACCCGCTCTCCCCGGGATTGCTGGCAGCGACGCTGCGCCGCATCGCCGATGCGCCCCCCGAACGCCCCCGCCCGATGCCGCTACCGGCGGGCGCGCCGGCCGGGACTTCGCTGCCCCCGGGCGTGGCCTGGCCGACGAGCCTGCGGGGCTGCCAGGTCTCGCCGTGGCGCTGGGTGGGGCCGGGGAGGCGGTTTTCCCGGGTGCGGCTTCCGCACGAGCCCGGGGCCAGCCTGTTCTTGCTCAGCATTTCCCCGGGGCGCAGCTTGCCGCGACACAGGCACCAGGAGCTGGAGCTCACCCAGGTCCTGTGCGGCGCGTTCGCCGACGGCAGGGCGGTGTTCGGCCCGGGCGACTTCGACGCGGCCGGCAGCGACGTCCACCACGAACCGCTGGTTCAACCGGGCAGCGATTGCGTGTGCCTGACCTGGGTCGAGGGCCGCCTGGGCTTCGACGGGCGGATCGCGGCGGCGGTCGCCCACTGGGTGGGGATTTGA
- a CDS encoding sigma-70 family RNA polymerase sigma factor, with product MPTNDEFNAWIRAVAVSSDREAFAALFRHFAPRIKGYLVRSGIPASIAEDLTQEAMVILWRRAASFDPKRAALSTWLFTVARNLRIDHYRRASVDATGSTRIDHDVDVWNADQQTADGGAGPDERVDNTQRERSVQRALAELPAEQALLLQLSFFEERPHAAIARELGIPLGTVKSRIRLAVAQLRRKLDRGGP from the coding sequence ATGCCAACCAACGACGAGTTCAATGCGTGGATCCGTGCGGTCGCCGTCAGCAGTGATCGCGAGGCGTTCGCTGCGTTGTTCAGGCATTTCGCGCCGCGCATCAAGGGCTATCTCGTCCGGTCGGGCATCCCGGCATCGATCGCCGAGGACCTCACCCAGGAGGCCATGGTGATCCTGTGGCGGCGTGCCGCGAGCTTCGACCCGAAGCGGGCGGCGCTGTCCACCTGGCTCTTCACGGTCGCGCGCAACCTGCGCATCGACCATTACCGCCGGGCCTCCGTGGATGCCACCGGCAGCACCCGCATCGACCACGATGTCGACGTGTGGAATGCCGACCAGCAGACAGCGGACGGGGGCGCGGGCCCGGACGAACGCGTGGACAACACACAGCGCGAGCGCAGCGTGCAACGCGCACTGGCGGAACTGCCGGCGGAACAAGCCCTGCTGCTGCAGCTGTCGTTCTTCGAGGAACGGCCGCATGCCGCGATCGCGCGCGAGCTGGGCATTCCACTGGGGACGGTGAAATCGCGCATCCGCCTCGCCGTCGCGCAGCTGCGCCGCAAACTGGACCGAGGCGGACCATGA
- a CDS encoding DUF4331 domain-containing protein, whose translation MKIPLPAAGAVLALCTASASFASSHREAPSIAGMPKVDATDLYMFRSYEGGRQDYVTILANYMPFQDPQGGPNYYMFDPDALYEIHIDNNGDAKEDITFQFQFQNTSKGTPLTVGGRQVKIPLVVNGPVSGVNPDTLLVRETYAVNVVRGDRRSGTRSSVGNASGGNSFDKPVDNIGEKVFAGSGGYAGYAAQHIYTVNVPGCSAPGKIFVGQRKEPFYIAVGKSFDLFNLNPLGPESGGNNNDLEAKNVSTIAMELPIACLTNGSDPVIGAYTTASVRQAKLVDGNPPSGLGRAARAGGAWAQVSRLGMPLVNELVIGLDDKDRFNASKPRDDTQFLDYVTHPTLPALIQTLFPSAVAPTRFPRTDLVAAFLTGIAGLNRPQTVTPSEMLRLNTSIAPTAAGAQNPLGVAGGDNAGFPNGRRPADDTVDLSLRVAMGALCALTGASDTLQVGCAPTDAPAGGLALTDGVRKTAANYGAAFPYLTTPIQGNFNPPAAAGTTFP comes from the coding sequence ATGAAAATCCCACTGCCCGCAGCCGGAGCTGTCCTTGCGCTTTGCACCGCATCGGCAAGCTTCGCGTCCAGCCACCGCGAGGCGCCGTCGATCGCCGGAATGCCCAAGGTTGACGCCACCGACCTCTACATGTTCCGCAGCTACGAAGGCGGACGTCAGGACTACGTGACGATCCTGGCCAACTACATGCCGTTCCAGGACCCGCAGGGCGGACCGAACTACTACATGTTCGATCCGGACGCGCTGTACGAGATCCACATCGACAACAACGGCGACGCGAAGGAAGACATCACCTTCCAATTCCAGTTCCAGAACACCTCCAAGGGCACGCCGCTGACCGTGGGCGGCAGGCAGGTGAAGATCCCGCTGGTCGTCAACGGCCCGGTCTCCGGCGTGAATCCCGACACCCTGCTCGTGCGCGAGACGTATGCGGTGAACGTGGTACGCGGCGACCGGCGCAGTGGCACCCGCTCCAGCGTGGGCAATGCCAGCGGCGGCAACAGCTTCGACAAGCCGGTGGACAACATCGGCGAAAAGGTCTTCGCCGGCAGCGGGGGATACGCAGGCTATGCCGCACAGCACATCTACACCGTGAACGTGCCCGGCTGCAGCGCGCCGGGCAAGATCTTCGTCGGGCAGCGCAAGGAGCCCTTCTACATCGCCGTGGGCAAGAGCTTCGACCTGTTCAACCTGAACCCGCTGGGGCCGGAGAGCGGCGGCAACAACAACGACCTGGAAGCCAAGAACGTCAGCACCATCGCGATGGAGCTGCCGATCGCATGCCTGACGAATGGCAGCGATCCGGTGATCGGCGCCTACACGACCGCCAGCGTGCGACAGGCAAAGCTGGTGGACGGCAATCCGCCGAGCGGCCTGGGCCGCGCGGCCAGAGCGGGCGGCGCGTGGGCGCAGGTCTCGCGGCTGGGCATGCCGCTGGTCAACGAGCTGGTGATCGGTCTGGACGACAAGGACCGCTTCAACGCGTCCAAGCCGCGCGACGACACGCAGTTTCTCGACTACGTGACCCATCCCACCCTGCCGGCCCTGATCCAGACCTTGTTCCCGAGCGCCGTCGCGCCGACCAGGTTCCCGCGGACCGACCTGGTGGCGGCCTTCCTCACGGGCATCGCCGGCCTGAACCGGCCGCAGACGGTCACGCCCAGCGAGATGCTGCGCCTGAACACCTCCATTGCGCCGACCGCAGCCGGAGCACAGAACCCGCTCGGCGTCGCCGGGGGCGACAACGCCGGCTTCCCCAACGGGCGCCGCCCGGCCGACGACACGGTCGACCTGTCCCTGCGCGTCGCGATGGGTGCGCTGTGCGCCCTGACCGGTGCGAGCGACACGCTGCAGGTGGGCTGCGCGCCGACGGATGCTCCCGCCGGCGGCCTGGCCCTCACCGACGGCGTGCGCAAGACGGCGGCCAACTACGGAGCGGCCTTCCCCTACCTGACCACGCCGATCCAGGGCAACTTCAATCCGCCGGCCGCGGCCGGCACCACCTTCCCTTGA
- a CDS encoding DUF4198 domain-containing protein, with protein sequence MQVKAAWRLVSALCALSAQWPVHAHDSWLTRPAVEQDTRLLRLDLSTGSRFPLRETRPSAATIAQAGCRSPARSRADLLPRQEHADHLELGARIDVSSGAACWAELKPQQVELSPELVATYLADIRAPDDVRAMWQQQLARGIGWRESYRKFARIDVPASAASPVAASLRQSQGLAMEIVPLGSESIRAGQPFSYLLLWDGTPLANQWLEFVSERHPLGVWRQTDGDGQVRQALPYAGRWLLRATRLEAPQHDTDLWSSRFATLLVHVR encoded by the coding sequence ATGCAAGTGAAGGCCGCATGGCGCCTCGTGTCGGCCCTCTGCGCCCTGTCAGCGCAGTGGCCGGTGCACGCGCATGACAGCTGGCTCACGCGTCCGGCGGTCGAACAGGACACCCGACTGCTGCGCCTGGACTTGAGCACGGGCTCACGCTTTCCCCTGCGCGAGACGCGGCCGTCGGCAGCGACCATCGCGCAGGCCGGGTGCCGCAGTCCCGCCCGTTCGCGGGCGGACCTGTTGCCGCGCCAGGAGCATGCGGACCACCTCGAGCTCGGGGCGCGCATCGACGTGTCGAGTGGCGCTGCGTGCTGGGCCGAACTCAAGCCGCAACAGGTGGAGCTGTCGCCTGAACTGGTCGCCACCTACCTCGCCGACATCCGGGCACCGGACGACGTCCGTGCGATGTGGCAGCAGCAGCTGGCGCGCGGCATCGGCTGGCGCGAGAGCTATCGCAAGTTCGCCAGGATCGACGTGCCGGCCAGCGCGGCCTCGCCGGTGGCCGCGAGCCTGCGGCAATCGCAGGGGCTTGCGATGGAGATCGTTCCCCTGGGCAGCGAGTCCATCCGCGCCGGCCAGCCGTTCAGCTACTTGCTGCTCTGGGACGGCACGCCGCTCGCCAACCAGTGGCTGGAGTTCGTGAGCGAGCGCCACCCGCTGGGCGTGTGGCGGCAGACCGACGGTGACGGGCAGGTCCGACAGGCCCTGCCCTACGCCGGTCGATGGCTGCTGCGCGCAACCCGGCTGGAGGCGCCGCAGCACGACACGGACTTGTGGAGCAGCCGCTTCGCCACGCTGCTGGTGCATGTCCGCTGA
- a CDS encoding SGNH/GDSL hydrolase family protein, with the protein MHRTLLAGGLGTLLLAACGGGGGGSDGLGSQPAAVGTAGTGGTSGAAGASTIGPAPASPAASSVLTGVSRLVVAGDSLADVGTFGFKFTVQDAANPGGFPVLPELVAAGFGLSGSCSYYMDNGAGGTVPRGDASCTNFAVGGARIFRGDGPKRITAQLSDAGAAIGSFGRGDLVLVDGGGNDASELAAAYVAGVTSRTGLLAFLAFLGREVSVRDLLSTVRGADSLARSAFLYMEDAADTLADAITVHALDRGATRVAVLNIPDVTRTPRFAAAFEKLVQQEGADEAAAIQAAVRQVVGAFNARLQSRLGNDPRVVLVDVRAAVDEQIARAAEFGLSDVIHAACPVTGLSSVGLPEWSLQTCTSALLDASPGAAPGWWASWAFSDGFHPTPAGHRQLAETVTRRLAAAGSP; encoded by the coding sequence GTGCATCGAACGCTCCTGGCGGGCGGCCTGGGCACGCTCCTGCTCGCTGCCTGCGGCGGCGGCGGTGGTGGCAGCGACGGTCTTGGCAGCCAGCCCGCCGCGGTCGGTACGGCTGGCACGGGAGGGACGTCGGGCGCGGCGGGCGCCTCGACGATCGGCCCGGCACCCGCGTCGCCCGCCGCCAGCTCCGTGCTGACGGGTGTGTCCCGGCTGGTCGTGGCCGGCGACAGCCTCGCGGACGTGGGCACGTTCGGCTTCAAGTTCACGGTGCAGGATGCCGCCAACCCCGGTGGCTTTCCGGTGCTGCCGGAGCTGGTGGCGGCCGGGTTCGGCCTCTCCGGCTCATGCAGCTACTACATGGACAACGGGGCCGGCGGCACCGTGCCGCGCGGCGATGCCTCGTGCACGAACTTCGCGGTCGGCGGTGCGCGCATCTTCCGTGGCGACGGACCCAAGCGCATCACCGCGCAGCTGAGCGATGCCGGCGCGGCCATCGGCAGTTTCGGACGCGGCGACCTGGTCCTCGTGGATGGCGGCGGCAACGACGCGTCCGAACTGGCCGCCGCCTACGTGGCCGGCGTGACGAGCCGCACCGGCCTCCTGGCGTTCCTCGCCTTCCTGGGCCGCGAGGTCAGCGTGCGCGACCTGCTGTCCACCGTGCGCGGAGCCGACAGCCTGGCCCGCAGCGCCTTCCTGTACATGGAGGACGCCGCGGATACGCTCGCGGACGCGATCACGGTCCACGCGCTGGACCGGGGCGCGACGCGCGTCGCCGTGCTGAATATCCCCGACGTCACCCGCACCCCGCGCTTCGCCGCGGCCTTCGAGAAGCTGGTGCAGCAGGAAGGAGCCGACGAGGCCGCGGCCATCCAGGCGGCCGTGCGACAGGTCGTGGGCGCGTTCAACGCGCGGCTGCAGAGCCGGCTCGGGAACGACCCCCGCGTCGTGCTGGTCGACGTCCGCGCCGCCGTGGACGAGCAGATCGCGCGCGCCGCCGAGTTCGGCCTGAGCGATGTCATCCACGCCGCGTGCCCCGTGACGGGCCTCAGTTCCGTGGGGCTGCCGGAGTGGTCGCTGCAGACCTGCACCTCGGCGCTGCTGGACGCCTCGCCGGGCGCTGCCCCGGGATGGTGGGCGAGCTGGGCCTTTTCGGATGGCTTCCATCCCACCCCGGCGGGCCACCGCCAGCTGGCGGAGACCGTCACCCGCAGGCTGGCGGCCGCAGGCAGCCCGTGA
- a CDS encoding LysE family transporter, whose protein sequence is MNAAEITALLLFCTAMSFSPGPNTTLSTALAANLGLKRALRFCLAVPTGWTLLMACSGLGLGALVLGAPALRWAIKLLGVAYMLWLAWKLSRSAQLAQANEHRLNVSFWQGVGLQFLNIKAWMLALTLTAGWVVNAAGRPASNPGERLAIICAIMAVFAFSSNFVYALVGSLLREWLAQGRRLLRFNRVLALVLVATAGWMLTV, encoded by the coding sequence GTGAACGCCGCCGAAATCACGGCGCTGCTGCTGTTCTGCACCGCCATGAGTTTTTCTCCCGGACCGAACACGACCCTGTCGACGGCGCTGGCGGCCAACCTGGGGCTGAAGCGCGCGCTGCGCTTTTGCCTGGCTGTGCCCACCGGCTGGACCCTGCTCATGGCCTGCAGCGGCCTGGGTCTCGGCGCCCTCGTGCTGGGCGCGCCTGCCCTGCGCTGGGCCATCAAGCTGCTGGGCGTGGCCTACATGCTGTGGCTGGCGTGGAAGCTCAGTCGCTCCGCCCAGCTTGCGCAGGCCAACGAACACCGGTTGAACGTGAGCTTCTGGCAGGGCGTGGGTTTGCAGTTCCTCAACATCAAGGCCTGGATGCTCGCGCTGACGTTGACCGCCGGCTGGGTGGTCAACGCCGCCGGCCGACCCGCGTCGAATCCGGGCGAGCGGCTGGCGATCATCTGCGCGATCATGGCCGTCTTCGCCTTCAGCAGCAATTTCGTCTATGCGCTGGTCGGCTCATTGCTGCGGGAGTGGCTCGCGCAGGGGCGCCGCCTGCTGCGGTTCAACCGCGTGCTCGCGCTGGTGCTGGTGGCCACGGCGGGCTGGATGCTGACCGTGTGA
- a CDS encoding isopenicillin N synthase family dioxygenase, whose amino-acid sequence MAAVLDASASIDIPVIDIGPFLAGDPRGTRDVVEQVQRACESIGFLVVRGHGVPTALVDQLYSQSRAFFDLPAAAKLAVEKPAGTEFRGYSPQGVKTIGKDRDEKLRPSLHESFAIGPLDSRGASTRPNLWPQQPTGLRTELTAYYHEMERLARAILSIFADALEVPRSYFLDRIGQHNSILRVMHYPALERAPQAGEERAAAHTDTTAITILRIDDAPGGLQVQRPDGSWIDVVKVPDTFIVNIGDIMMRWTNDRFVSTMHRVANPPSDVAARASRMSVPYFCMPDEDAVIECIPSCAGEGAKYPPITSGALLSNRYTKVYSVGEGSHPGIGRTSS is encoded by the coding sequence ATGGCCGCTGTTCTTGACGCCTCCGCTTCCATCGACATCCCGGTGATCGACATCGGCCCGTTCCTGGCGGGGGACCCACGCGGCACCCGCGACGTCGTCGAACAGGTCCAGCGCGCCTGCGAGAGCATCGGCTTCCTGGTCGTTCGGGGACACGGCGTCCCGACGGCGCTGGTCGACCAGCTCTACTCACAATCGCGCGCCTTCTTCGATCTTCCGGCCGCCGCCAAGCTGGCCGTGGAAAAGCCCGCCGGAACCGAGTTCCGCGGCTACTCGCCGCAGGGCGTCAAGACCATCGGCAAGGACCGCGACGAGAAGCTGCGTCCCTCGCTGCACGAGAGCTTCGCTATCGGCCCGCTCGACAGCCGCGGCGCCTCGACCCGGCCCAACCTGTGGCCGCAGCAGCCGACCGGGCTGCGCACGGAACTGACGGCGTACTACCACGAGATGGAGCGGCTGGCGCGCGCCATCCTGAGCATCTTCGCGGACGCGCTGGAGGTGCCGCGGTCCTACTTCCTGGACCGCATCGGGCAGCACAACAGCATCCTGCGGGTGATGCACTACCCGGCGCTGGAGCGCGCGCCGCAGGCCGGTGAAGAGAGAGCGGCCGCCCACACCGACACCACCGCGATCACCATCCTGCGCATCGACGACGCGCCTGGCGGGTTGCAGGTGCAGCGGCCTGACGGCAGCTGGATCGACGTGGTCAAGGTCCCCGACACCTTCATCGTCAACATCGGCGACATCATGATGCGGTGGACCAACGACCGCTTCGTCTCCACCATGCATCGCGTCGCCAATCCGCCGTCGGACGTCGCGGCCCGCGCGAGCCGGATGTCCGTTCCGTACTTCTGCATGCCCGACGAAGATGCAGTGATCGAATGCATCCCGAGTTGCGCCGGCGAGGGAGCGAAGTACCCCCCCATCACGTCGGGTGCCCTCCTGTCGAACCGGTACACGAAGGTCTACTCGGTCGGTGAGGGGAGCCATCCAGGCATCGGGCGGACGTCCTCGTAG
- a CDS encoding tripartite tricarboxylate transporter substrate-binding protein — translation MATAAEWQPKRPIKIVVPYAAGGSADAMARVLAEKMQARLGQPVVVDNKPGAGTVIGATAVARSPADGYNLLFATSTTLSIVPLVQKQVPYAASDFLPVAGIMSMPFMLDVNKDVPVTTLQDLVAKSRGKPGHFNYGTLGNGSSNHVLGALLSKAAGESLVSVHYTGAAQALTALARGDVHVYFDGIPTSIHKVASGEYKALAVTSKTRVPGAPDVPTVFEQGLPELGLTVWYGLVAPAGTPRDVVTTLNAVVQSAVSDERVSALITRDGSQPLQLDPQGFQQLIDQDAAAWRDAFGKLKLKLE, via the coding sequence GTGGCGACAGCGGCGGAGTGGCAGCCCAAGCGCCCCATCAAGATCGTCGTGCCGTACGCAGCGGGAGGATCGGCCGACGCCATGGCCCGGGTGCTCGCCGAGAAGATGCAGGCCAGGCTGGGTCAGCCGGTGGTCGTCGACAACAAGCCGGGTGCGGGCACGGTCATCGGCGCCACGGCCGTCGCCCGCTCGCCCGCCGACGGCTACAACCTGCTGTTCGCGACGTCCACCACGCTGAGCATCGTGCCTCTGGTTCAGAAGCAGGTGCCGTATGCCGCGTCCGACTTCCTCCCGGTCGCCGGCATCATGTCCATGCCCTTCATGCTGGACGTCAACAAGGACGTACCGGTGACCACGCTGCAGGACCTCGTGGCCAAGTCGCGCGGCAAGCCCGGCCACTTCAACTACGGGACGCTGGGCAACGGAAGCTCGAACCACGTGCTGGGAGCCTTGCTGTCCAAGGCCGCGGGCGAGTCACTGGTGTCGGTGCACTACACCGGCGCCGCCCAGGCGCTCACCGCGCTGGCGCGGGGCGACGTGCACGTCTATTTCGACGGCATCCCGACCTCGATCCACAAGGTGGCCAGCGGGGAGTACAAGGCATTGGCCGTCACGAGCAAGACGCGGGTGCCCGGGGCCCCCGACGTGCCAACCGTGTTCGAGCAAGGCTTGCCCGAACTGGGCCTGACAGTCTGGTACGGGCTCGTCGCGCCGGCCGGCACGCCCAGGGACGTCGTCACGACGCTCAATGCGGTCGTGCAGTCGGCCGTCTCGGACGAGCGCGTTTCGGCCCTCATCACCCGCGACGGATCGCAGCCGCTGCAGCTCGACCCGCAGGGGTTCCAGCAGCTGATCGACCAGGACGCCGCCGCCTGGCGCGACGCCTTCGGCAAGCTCAAACTCAAGCTGGAGTGA
- a CDS encoding TetR/AcrR family transcriptional regulator, which yields MANCDRNEFVMPVKADQNLVSSEALPEKRGRGRPRLDPASQKTRSAILNGAIKVFSRHGYDAGSIEKISLEANSVDRMVYYYFGSKQGLYNAALEEMYRQMGAAEEAVEIDLAEPRKAVAKIVRFIFDYYRAHPELIVLLNNENMHKGMHLAKRRPAEPGGAASPILARVHAIVAEGQRTGVFRRGVKARHVYLMILASGYFFVSNRFTLSRFLGESLDDEAHAQWTAFVSDAVLRVLEKKAA from the coding sequence ATGGCAAACTGCGACCGGAATGAATTTGTCATGCCCGTGAAAGCCGATCAGAACCTGGTTTCCTCGGAGGCGCTGCCCGAGAAGCGAGGCAGGGGCCGACCAAGGCTCGATCCCGCGAGCCAGAAAACCAGGAGCGCCATCCTGAACGGCGCGATCAAGGTGTTCTCGCGCCACGGCTACGACGCCGGCAGCATCGAGAAGATCTCCCTGGAAGCGAACTCGGTGGATCGGATGGTCTACTACTACTTCGGGAGCAAGCAGGGTCTCTACAACGCCGCGCTTGAGGAGATGTACCGGCAGATGGGCGCCGCCGAGGAGGCCGTCGAGATCGACCTCGCCGAACCCAGGAAGGCCGTTGCCAAGATCGTGCGGTTCATCTTCGACTACTACCGCGCGCATCCCGAGCTCATCGTGCTGCTCAACAACGAGAACATGCACAAAGGCATGCACCTGGCCAAGCGCCGGCCGGCGGAACCGGGGGGCGCGGCGTCACCCATCCTGGCCAGGGTCCACGCCATCGTGGCCGAAGGCCAAAGAACGGGCGTGTTCCGGCGCGGCGTCAAGGCGCGCCACGTCTACCTGATGATCCTCGCGTCAGGCTACTTCTTCGTGTCCAACCGGTTCACGCTATCGCGCTTCCTGGGCGAATCCCTGGACGACGAGGCCCACGCGCAGTGGACGGCCTTCGTCTCCGACGCGGTGCTTCGCGTCCTCGAGAAGAAGGCCGCCTGA
- a CDS encoding pyridoxamine 5'-phosphate oxidase family protein, producing MDESLKQKILALLDGHRIMTLATLRPDGWPQATTVGYVSQGLTLWFLCGRESQKARNLALDNRVSLTIDHDTADLMAITGLSMAARAHRVTDRAEAEKVLRMLPMKYPDATPETASMKMPTADEVALFRVEPEVISVLDYAKGFAHTDLVAC from the coding sequence ATGGATGAATCGCTCAAGCAGAAGATCCTGGCCTTGCTCGACGGGCACAGGATCATGACCCTTGCGACACTGCGCCCAGATGGCTGGCCGCAGGCGACAACGGTGGGCTACGTGAGCCAAGGATTGACGCTATGGTTCCTGTGTGGCCGCGAGAGCCAGAAGGCCAGAAATCTGGCGCTGGACAACCGCGTGTCCCTCACGATCGACCACGACACCGCTGACCTCATGGCGATCACCGGTCTGTCCATGGCGGCGCGGGCCCACCGCGTGACCGATCGCGCCGAGGCCGAGAAAGTGCTTCGGATGCTTCCGATGAAGTACCCGGATGCGACGCCGGAGACCGCCAGCATGAAAATGCCCACCGCAGACGAAGTCGCCCTCTTCCGCGTGGAACCTGAAGTCATCTCGGTGCTGGACTACGCCAAGGGGTTCGCTCACACGGACCTCGTCGCGTGCTGA